The Caloranaerobacter sp. TR13 genomic interval TACTCCACAAGGTATTGGTGGTATACCTGTTACAAGAAAACAAGTTAGAGCACAAAGAAAAGCACTTGATATAATCGAAGAAGAAGTAGGAAGACCTATAAATTACCATTCATACGTAAGTGGAGTAGCTGGTCCAGAAATAGCTGTTATGTTCGCAGAAGAAGGGGTAAATGGTGCACATCAAGACCCTCAATATAATGTTCTTTACAGAAATATTAACATGATTAGATCTTTCGTTGACGCAGCAGTTGCAAAAAGAGTGATGGTTTGGGCAGATATGGCACAGATAGATGGTGCTCATAATGCTAATGCAACAGCTATTAAAGCTTGGAAAGTTATGCCAGAGCTTATGGTTCAACATGCTATTAACTCAATGTTTTCAGTAAAAGTTGGAATGAAAAAAGAAAATATTTGTCTTTCAACAGTACCACCAACAGCACCACCAGCTCCTTGTATGAGATTGGATTTACCTTATGCAGTTGCTTTAAGAGAGTTGTTTAAAGAGTATAAAATGAGAGCACAAATGAATACAAAATATATGGAATCATCAACTAGAGAAGCAACTGTAACACATGTTTTAAACTTGCTTATTTCTAAATTAACAAGAGCTGATATACAATCAACTATTACACCTGATGAAGGTAGAAATGTACCATGGCATATTTATAATATGGAAGCATGTGATACAGCTAAACAAGCTCTTATTGGTATGGATGGTCTTAAGGAAATGGTACAGCTTAGGAGACATGAAGGAGAACTAGCTAAAAAGGTTAGAGAATTAAAAGAGAGAGCAGTATTATTTATGGAAGAAATTTTAGAAGTTGGTGGATATTTTAAAGCTGTTGAATTAGGTTTCTTTGTAGATTCAGGATATTATCCAGAAAGAAACGGTGATGGTATAGTAAGAAAAATTGATGGAGGTATAGGTGCTGGTACAGTAGTTGAAAGAGAAGAAGATTATATGGCACCTGTGACAGCACATTTTGGATATAATAATATAGCTCAATATGATGAAAGTGCTGTAGATAATCCTTCAAAACTTATTGATGGATGTACATTTGAAAATCCAGACAAAATCATTTTTATAGATGAGTTGGATGAAAATGATAATGTATATAAGAGACTAGAAGAAACAAGAGAACTTAGAGAAACTAGTAAAATAAAACCTGAAATGGAATGGCAAGGTGATGGAATTATACAGATTACTCTATTCTTGCCAACCGAGGAGAGGGTTGCAGAAGTTGCTGCTGTCGAAATAGGAAAACGAATGGGACTAGAAGATGTTGAAGTTATTCATAAA includes:
- the oraE gene encoding D-ornithine 4,5-aminomutase subunit OraE, which codes for MQLKPNEKLNIENILKDLDKYRPKRRGWTWRKGTGQKRKIGEFEYYDTSEPLKQSQPLPAAKSFDEIDPQPDSIITTEIASGRFEDDIRRMRMAAWHGADHIMVIRTAGQSHFDGLIEGTPQGIGGIPVTRKQVRAQRKALDIIEEEVGRPINYHSYVSGVAGPEIAVMFAEEGVNGAHQDPQYNVLYRNINMIRSFVDAAVAKRVMVWADMAQIDGAHNANATAIKAWKVMPELMVQHAINSMFSVKVGMKKENICLSTVPPTAPPAPCMRLDLPYAVALRELFKEYKMRAQMNTKYMESSTREATVTHVLNLLISKLTRADIQSTITPDEGRNVPWHIYNMEACDTAKQALIGMDGLKEMVQLRRHEGELAKKVRELKERAVLFMEEILEVGGYFKAVELGFFVDSGYYPERNGDGIVRKIDGGIGAGTVVEREEDYMAPVTAHFGYNNIAQYDESAVDNPSKLIDGCTFENPDKIIFIDELDENDNVYKRLEETRELRETSKIKPEMEWQGDGIIQITLFLPTEERVAEVAAVEIGKRMGLEDVEVIHKEIMQLAEGTRIELKGRVPFTIDTSKLVIPPKPEVMSDEEIRAEIEAKPMRIVAATVGQDEHSVGLREIIDIKHGGIEKYGIECHYLGTSVPVEKLVDAAIELDADAILASTIISHDDVHYKNMKKIHELCIEKGIRDKIILICGGTQVSNELAVEQGVDAGFGRGTKGVHVATFLVKKRREMKEKLGNEN